In the genome of Candidatus Nezhaarchaeales archaeon, the window TTTAATCTTAAGTTCGTGGGGGTTGTTCGGCATACTACTACTAACTTTACCTTTAGCGTCTATACCCATGGCGAGCATAACGCCGAGGGCGGTAGTCGTACCGCCAGGAATGCTCTCCCCGATTACTAGGTAGTCCGCCGTCTTAGAGAGGTTTTCGCCAGCGATTTTCGCCCTAGACAAGATTTCTTCCACGTTTTCAACGGCTTTACCGGTCCTAATGTCGCCTCCGGGCTTACCTCCTAAATCTAGGAATGGGACGTGCGGCTTTACCTTCACACCGCCGTTTACAACCAAAGCGGGTATATCCGCCAGCTTTAAGGCCGACATGGTGATTAACGCGGGAGTCGGTATTCCCTCGGGTGTTACAGGTACCCCTTGCATACATCTACAGAAGCCTAAAAGGAGGAGTTCAACGTCTGCGGGCGGTGTATAATCGGTTAACTCCGGATACTTCCCTGCTGCCGATATCCCGGGGATTTTCGCGGTTTCGGTGCTTCCGATTACACATATAAACAGGGGTTTTTTACCCTCAATTTCCTTGAGGAATGCTTCGCCCTTAGCTTTTTCGTGGAAAAATATTATGTCGTAGGCTTTTTCATACTCCATATTCCTTCCCTTGGTTCGACGAGTAAAGCCGATAATTCGCCGCGAATTTTCAACGAAGAATGAAAACCTTACTTTTAAAGTTTGTGTAATTGTATTGTGTTTGCAATAGTTCATTAACTTCTGATTATCGATTCCTTATGAACCTATTGTAAAACCCTTAATGAATGCTTAACGGCTTTTAGGAGGCTTAAGAAGTATTTAACGGCCTGATTACGTATCCGTAGGGTGTCGTAGCAGGTGGGGGATGGAGGCGTTAAGCGAAGCGGAGCTCTAAATCATCATCATCGAAGCTTATATACCTTCCTAGGCTAATCTATCTTGAGCCTTATTAGGCTGGGGTTAGACGTGGGCTTAAGGGTTTTAACAGGCTCCCACTTCTGGGAGGGGAACGTGGCTTGTGCTGAAGGGGCACTTGCAGCTGGCTGCGGTTTCTTCGCTGGTTACCCTATAACGCCTCAGTCCGAGGTTATGGAGAGGTTATCGTTAAGGTTACCCGAGGTTGGAGGCGTGTTCGTACAGCTTGAGGATGAGCTTGCGGCGATAAACGCCGTGTTAGGGGCTTCATGGGCTGGGGCTAAGTCTATGACTGCTACCAGTGGCCCTGGGTTTAGCCTTATGCAGGAGGGGATAGGCGCGGCGGTTATGACCGAGACGCCTTGCGTCATCGTCGACGTACAGAGGGTTGGACCGGCGACTGGACAGGCTACGAAGGGTGCGCAAGGAGACGTTATGCAGGCGAGGTGGGGTAGGCACGGCGACCAGATGGTGATTGTACTCGCGCCGAACTCGCCTCAAGAGATGTTCGACTTAACTGTTAGGGCCTTTAACCTATCCGAGGCTTACCGAGTGCCGGTAATAGTGCTGGCTGATGAGGCTGTGGGGCATATGAGGGAGCAGGTTTACGTTCCACCGCCCGAGGCTATTGAGGTGGTTAATAGGAGGAAGCCTAAAGGGCTTAATGAGCCTCCCTTCGGAGGCAGGGGGCCTGACCGCGTCCCCCCTATGCCTAGCGTTGGGGAGGGCTTCAACGTCCCTATTACTGCTTCAACACATAACGAGTGGGGTTATAGGATTACCGCCGACGCTCTCGTCCACCGTAAACTAGTAACTAGGCTTATAGAGAAGGTTATGGCTAATGCCGATCGAATAATCGAAGTGGAGCTTCAAAACGTGGAGGATGCGGATATAGGTGTTGTTTCCTACGGGATAACCTCTAGAAGCGTCTATGAAGCCGTGCGTTTAGCGGAGGGGAGGGGTATTAAGGTTGGACATGTAAGGTTGAAAACCCTTTGGCCCTTCCCCGAGAAGGAGGTTAAAGCGTTATCCGAACGGGTTAAGGCGGTGGTGGTCCCGGAGATGAACCTGGGGCAAATAGTTTTTGAGGTTGAAAGGGTTTCACGTTCAACGTGTCGCGTAATCCCCCTCAATAAGATTGGTGGAGGCGAGCTTATAACTCCGGGGGAGGTTTTGGAGGCGGTTCTTAAGGCTGGTGGAACGTAATGTTGGAGAAGCATTTCGCTAGGAGGTTTTTAAGGGAGAGGACGCTCCCAACGGCCTTCTGCCCTGGTTGTGGATGCGGTACCGTGATTAACTGCTTCCTAAAGGCGGTTTTAGAGCTTGGATATACGGATTTAAAGGGCTTCGCCTTCTGTAGCGGCATAGGGTGTTCAGCCTGGATACCTTCACCCTACTTTAACGCGGATAGCTTCCATTCGCTTCACGGCCGCGCGATCCCGGTGGCTATGGGTATTAAGCTCGTTAAGCCCGGGTTGAAGGTGGTGGTTTTCGGCGGTGACGGCGATATAGCGGGTATAGGGGTCGGCCACCTCGTACACGCTGCTCGTAGAAATGTTGAGCTCGTAGTTATAATGGTTAATAACTTCGTGTACGGGATGACGGGGGGCCAGGTTTCCCCTACAACGCCTCTAGCTAGCTATACTACCACTACCCCCTATGGTAATATAGAGCCTCCGATGGACGTAGCGAACCTAGTGAAGGCGGCCGGCGCGCCCTTCGTAGCCCGCTGGACGACGTACCACGTATACCCGTTGAAGGAGAGCATTAAAACGGCGCTTCAAAAGCGTTGCTTCGCCTTCATCGAAGCCGTAAGCCAATGTCCAACCCAGTACGGGCGTAGGATGGGGTTTAAATCGGCTAGTGAAATGCTGAAGTGGTTTAGGGATAATAGTATCCACGTAAGTAGGGCTCAGAGCCTTAAGCCTGAGGAGTTGAAAAATAAGATAGTGGTAGGCGTTCTTGAGGATGTGGAGAAGCCGGGCTTCGTCTCCTCCTACTATGAAATGCTTCAAAGGGTGAAGGGCGTTGCCGCAGGCTAGGATTGAAGTAAGGATAGCGGGATTAGGGGGGCAGGGAGTAGTTTTAGCTGGTACAATACTTGGCTACGCGGCGATACTTAGCGGTAAGCGGGCGACTCAGATACAGAGCTACGGGGCTGAAGCTAGGGGTACGTTAGCTTGGAGCGACGTAATAATCTCCGACCAGCCAATCACCTACCCCTTAACGACTAGTTGCGACTACTTAGTAGCTATGAGCCAGCAGGCCTTAGATGCTAATATGGGTAGGCTTAAGGAGGGCGGGGTGCTACTGGTTGATGAGGATCTAGTTAGGAATGTTCCGAGTGGAGGGTTTAAGGTCTATAAGGTGCCGGCGACGAGGATAGCGGAGGAGCTTGCCGGTAGGACGGCTGCGAACATGGTGCTCTTAGGGTTTCTAGCTAGGCTTATCGAGGGGTTACGGCTTAAAGCGTTCGAGGACGCCATCGCCGAGGAGGCGAAAGACGTGGAGCTAAACCTAAAGGCTTTTAATGTCGGCGTAAGCCTCGCCGATAAAGCCGGGTTAAAGCGATTATAATTTATCGGGCTTTCAACAGGTCCTCGCCTTTAACGCCTACCCACCTAGCCTTCAGGAAAAACTCGGAGTTAAAAACGTGCTTAAGGGCGAACGTAGATCGGTGGACGGCCTCTACGTGGCGCTACCTAAACCTACGCGGGATGAATATCTGCTGACGGTTTACGCTTAACCTCCTAATTAGCTCGCGAGGATACGTTAACTCGCCGACTTGAGATACTTGATGTGCGTCGCTTCCAGTAGCTATTAAAACCCCTTGATGTATGCATTCCCTTACTACTTCCTCGTCCGGAACCCTCCATACCCCGCTTACCTCTATAGCTACACCTCTATCGGCGGCTACTAGTACTAGTTCACGTATCCATTCCTCCGTTATTAGGCGCCTCGTTTCATGTCTCACCGATTCGGGAAGCCACGTTACGTGTGCTATTATATCTACGGGGTAATGTTCGACGGCCTCCTTAATGCTATCAAGCATTTCAGCTACGAATCGATACCCGTCGTATATGGGTGTAGGGTCGCCCCAGAACGCTATGCCCCTAAGCCTATGGACCCCGGCTATAACGTAGTCGAGCTCCTTTAGGAGGCCGTTGCTAATTGGTAGCTCGTTACCTATCGATATTTCTACGCCGCGTGCCACCTCGTAGGCTTTAAGCGTTGCTATGTAATGCCTTAGCTCTGACTCGGACTTCATGTATAGTGGATCGTAGTGGTCGCATATCCCTAATAGGCTTAAGCCTCGACGGGTACCCGTCTTAATCGCTTCGTCAACGGTGGCCCTTCCATCGGAGAACCTGGTATGGACGTGTAGATCCGGTAGCGCTTCACGCATAGGGGCTACTGGAAACGGTTAAACACGCCTACTTATAAATCCTAGGCTGGAGGCTAAAATAGTCCTTAACGGGCTGCTAAGCGAATACCCGTCGATAAGGTAAAAAAAGGTTTAGGCTTACTCTTTTATCGGTTTGAAGTAGTCGATGTCTAGGATTTCTCCCTTCCGGTCTTCACGCCATACTGCTTGGACGCGCATACCCGGCTTAATCTCTCTAGCTGCCTTCTCAAGGTCGGAGAGGTCTACGCCGCCGATGAAGTGAGTGAAGCCTACGTCGGCTCCGTCTAAGTCTATGACCCCCACTATGTAAGGTGGCTTCCTAACTTGGCCCGTGAAGCTGAAGGTTATTATCGTGAAGGTCCTTATGGTTCCCTTATCGCTAACCTCAACCCACTCCGTTGTATCTACGAAGCACCTCGGACAGAACATCCGCGCCGGGACTAGAACCCTTCTACATTTAGGGCAGCGCGTCCCCATGATCCTTTTATTCTTAAACTCCTCGAAGAACCTAGTGGCTACGGGGCCCATGGACCATCTGAACGGTAGTTTCAGCTCGTATTCAACTATTCGCGGTTTAACCTCTTCAACCATCCGGTTACACCTCCTACTTAGTTCTACCTAGTATGAGTACGCTGTTCAACGAGTAGGAGCCTCCCATGGCGTGCGCGAAGGCCGTTTCAACCCTCGGTATTTGCCTTCTACCGGCTTTACCCATGATTTGTAGGGCTGCCTCGGCTATACGTTGGAGGCCTGTAGCGCCTATCGGGTTCGTACAGAGGACGCCGCCGGATGGATCGGTAGGTAGCTGGCCGTCCTTATTGAAGAAGCCCTCTTTAACCAGTTTAACGGCTTCACCCTTACCGCAGAAGCTGAAGCATTCGTAGAACGTTAACTCCTGATAGGTGAAGGGGTTATAGACCTCGGCTACATCTATCTGTTTAGCTGGCTTCTCGATACCTGCTTGCTTATAGGCCTTCCTAGCCGCTTCAACCGCCGCAAGCCACCATACTAGGTCCTTATCGGCGAACATCTGTTCATCACCGCAGTAACCTAACCCCTTAACCCATACTGGTGTATCCGTAATCTTCCTAGCCTTCTCCTCGGAGGCGTAGATTATGGCGCAGGCGCCATCGGATACTGGGCAGATGTCGAGTAGCCTTATCGGGTAGGCTATTATACGGGATCGTAGTACATCCTCTACGGTTATCCTCTCCTTTATATGCGCATACGGATTATCGAGCGCGGCTAAATGGTGCTTAACGGATAGTAGGGCTGTTGCCTCAGCCACTTCATCGATGCTGAAGTTATACCTATGGACGTACTCCATAGCCTGCATAGCGAAGACTCCTGGCGCACCGGCTAGGAAAGGTTTCTCGTAGCGGAAGTCCCATATAGTGGTCATAACGGCTTGGGGGTCGCCTTCATACATTTTCTCAGCGCCTAGAACCATTACTACGTCGAATAGGCCCGAGGCTACGTGGTAATAGCCGCAGTGAGCTATGGATCCACCCGTACTTCCACAGGTAGCAACCCTGATGATGGGCTTCTGGTAGGCGCCTATCGCGTCAGCCCAGTATAGGTGGGGTGCGTTCACGCCTGACATGGGGGACGGCATTGAGCCCGTTACGAAGGCTTCTACGTCCTTAACCGTTAACCCAGCGTCGTTTAACGCCTCCTTAACGGCTTCACGTACGAGTTCGGGGTAACTTACGTCATCCCGCCGGCCGCACTTCGTTTGACCTGTACCTACTATAGCTACCTTCCTCACGATCCTCTACCTCCCAAGTATAACTACCGTATGGTGGGTGCCTGCAAAGCCGTGCGTACTATGAGCTAGGGCTACCTCGGCGCCTTCTACCTGCCTCCTACCGGCTTCACCCTTCAGTTGAAGGGCGGCTTCGGCTATCCTTATTAGGCCTCGAGCAACGTAGGGGTTGGTCGCTAATACGCCGCCTGAAGGGTTTACGGGTAGCTCACCGCTTAGCTCGGTTACTCCTTCAGCTATTAGCTTACCGGCTTCACCCTTACCGCAGAAGCCTAGGTGCTCATACCATAATAGTTCTTGAAGCGTAGAAGTTTCGCATAGCTCCGCTACGTCCACTTGCTTCCTCGGATGGGTTATCCCCGCCATTTTATAGGCTTTTACGGCGGCAGTTCTTAGAGCGGCGGCGTCGAGAAGGTCGCGGTCACCTAGCATGTAGTGGTCTACGCTCCAACCAATACCCTTAACCCATACCGGTGTATCTGTTAACTCCTTAGCTTTCTCCTCAGACGCTAGCAATACTGCTACCGCGCCATCAGATCCATGGGCAACCTCAAGCCTTCTAAGCGGGTAGGCTAATATCCCCGAGTTTAAAACGTCGTCCACGGTTAAAGCCATACGCCTATGGGCGTACGGGTTACGGATCGCGTTACCGTAGTTTTTAACGGCCACCTTAGCCCTCAATTCGTCGTTTAACCCGTACCTACTCGTATACTGTTGGGCCTGAAGCCCGGCGGCCGTTACTTCCTCGATACCTACTGGACGCTGGTAGAAGGGGTCGGCGTTAAAGCTGGTTATATCGCTTATGGTGGGAGTCTCCGAACATTTAGTTACGCTTACGACGATCGCTTTATCGAAGTGGCCTGAGAGAACCCTCATAAGGGCGTAGGCGAAGCCTAGCGCAGAGTCCTCTTCAACCTTAGGCGAATCCTTAAGGTATGCCCCGGCGGCGTCAAAGTAGAATACGTTAGAACACCCCATCCCCTGCCAGAAGTCCGAGGATGAGGTAACTACTGTTTCAAGGTCCTTAGTAGTTAAGCCTACTTTCTCAAGCAGCTCTTTAACGACGCTATAAACGAGTTCACGCACCGTTAAGTTACGGGTATGGGGCGCGCCGTGCTTAGATTGCGCCACGTCGACTATGGCAACCCTAGACAACGGCTCAACACTCCTACTCGTATCTTTACCTTAGTGAAAGGGGTGGCCTATTTAAGCTTATTAACTAAGCCGTTGTAATAGCCCGTTGGTTTTGAACCCATCGTAAAAACTTCATTTTCGTCTGAAAACCTTTTAGACTTATAGCCCTATTTTCGTTTAAACGCTTCGTGAAGGCTTTGAGGAATAGTTTTACGCTTTTTACGCCGTTTCGCCTTGAGGGGAAATTGTTGTAGAAGGCTTGGAAAAGGCGGCTGTTGAAACAGCCATATGGCGCCTAACACAACAAGGCCAAATATACCAACCAGAACCGGGAAAAATAAGAAAGGTGTGAGCCGCTACGAATACAAGCCGTTCAACTTCATGCTTTAACGGCTTGAATCTCCCGCCTTAACCCTTCTTATAGCTAGGAAGTTAAAGCCTAGATGGCCGGCATACCAATGGTAGGTATGAGCTGCTGATTAACGGGTTACTAGGAGGGGCCCGATCGTGTTAACCGTTGTTTTAAACGGGTTAACGCATAATGGTAGTCGAGCATCCCTTTAAGAACCGTTACGGCTTCGTCAACGCTATGAAGGACTACCCAACCGTCATCCTCCAAGCGTTTAACCGTTTCACACTGTTCCCTTGAAAGGGGGGTGACGAAGGCTATTGGCTTCCCGTAGACGTTCATTAGGTTAAGCATAGCGGTTAGCGCTTCCCACTCCTTCACGCTTTCGAAGCGTGGATGGCCTTCGTTAATGCCGATCGACTTCGCGTGGTCCGTAAGGGTTAAGCTATGCGTAAGTACGCCGTCCACCGCCTCCGAGGCTATTAATAGGTTAACGGCTTCAACGATTGTTTTAAACTCCAACGGCCAGGCCGGGCCTATATCCACCGGGTTTAAAACGCTTACCCTCGGCTTTTTAAGTATCTGTTTAAGCCTCTCCTTCAACTGTTGTGGGAGCTCGGGTACTTTTAAGCCGCGGCTGGTTAACTCGTCGGTACTAATTACGCCCCAGCCTCCACCCATGGTTACTACGCCTATATTCGGCCCTTTAAGCCTCGGCATACTTGAAAGAGCCGCGGCTAAAACCAGTAGGTTTTCAGGCTTTGAGGCTTGAATTACGCCGGCCTGTTTAAAGGCCGCTTCATAAACTCTCTTCGAACCCGTTAAAGCGCCGGTATGGGCTAGCGAAGCCCTAGCTCCAGCTTCTTCGAGGCCTGCCTTTAACGCTATGACTGGCTTTACGAGTGAAACCCTTTTAGCCGTCTCCATGAAGCGTCTACCTTCCTTAACGCCTTCCACGTAGAGCATGATCGCCTTAACCGCCGGATCCTGCCCGAAGTATTCGAGTAGCTCCGTAACGTTAATGTCGCACTGATTACCGACGCTAACGAATTTACCAAAACCTAAACCTCTAGTCTTACCCCAGTAGGAGAGGCTGTAGGCTAGAAAGCCGCTTTGACTAATGAAGGCTATGGGCCTCGGCGTAATTATCCGCTTCGAGATCCATGAGACGTTTAACCCCGCGTCGACGTTATATACGCCGTTACAGTTAGGGCCTAAAACCCTTACGTTATTCCTACGTGCAACCTTAACCACTTCATCTTCAAGCTTCTTACCCTGCTCGCCTGCTTCGCTAAAACCTGAAGATATTACTACGGCTACCTTAACGCCTATTGAAGCGCAATCCTCCAAGGCTGAAGGCGTTAAATCGGCGGGTAAAATAAGTACGGCTAAATCTACGGGGCTAGGTACGTCCTTAACCCTCGGGAAGACCTTAACCCCGAAAAGGCTTCCAATACTGGGGTTAACGAAGTAAACGCGGCCTTTAAACCCGGATTCTATGGAGTTTTTCGCTACTACGTAGCCCCACGACATTAAGCGTTGCGATACGCCTACGATCATTAAGCTCTCGGGGTCCATTAAACGCTTAAGCCCTTCAAAGGATTGACCGAGCTCGGAAATCACGTTTAAGCAGGTAAGAAGCTCTTTAATAAGCCTTTAATACGATGCTTTAACGAAAATGTGGCCTTATCTTAAATGGCGCTCACATCCATATCGGCTCAGAATACGCACTTGTTAAA includes:
- a CDS encoding thiolase family protein: MSRVAIVDVAQSKHGAPHTRNLTVRELVYSVVKELLEKVGLTTKDLETVVTSSSDFWQGMGCSNVFYFDAAGAYLKDSPKVEEDSALGFAYALMRVLSGHFDKAIVVSVTKCSETPTISDITSFNADPFYQRPVGIEEVTAAGLQAQQYTSRYGLNDELRAKVAVKNYGNAIRNPYAHRRMALTVDDVLNSGILAYPLRRLEVAHGSDGAVAVLLASEEKAKELTDTPVWVKGIGWSVDHYMLGDRDLLDAAALRTAAVKAYKMAGITHPRKQVDVAELCETSTLQELLWYEHLGFCGKGEAGKLIAEGVTELSGELPVNPSGGVLATNPYVARGLIRIAEAALQLKGEAGRRQVEGAEVALAHSTHGFAGTHHTVVILGR
- a CDS encoding CoA-binding protein — encoded protein: MISELGQSFEGLKRLMDPESLMIVGVSQRLMSWGYVVAKNSIESGFKGRVYFVNPSIGSLFGVKVFPRVKDVPSPVDLAVLILPADLTPSALEDCASIGVKVAVVISSGFSEAGEQGKKLEDEVVKVARRNNVRVLGPNCNGVYNVDAGLNVSWISKRIITPRPIAFISQSGFLAYSLSYWGKTRGLGFGKFVSVGNQCDINVTELLEYFGQDPAVKAIMLYVEGVKEGRRFMETAKRVSLVKPVIALKAGLEEAGARASLAHTGALTGSKRVYEAAFKQAGVIQASKPENLLVLAAALSSMPRLKGPNIGVVTMGGGWGVISTDELTSRGLKVPELPQQLKERLKQILKKPRVSVLNPVDIGPAWPLEFKTIVEAVNLLIASEAVDGVLTHSLTLTDHAKSIGINEGHPRFESVKEWEALTAMLNLMNVYGKPIAFVTPLSREQCETVKRLEDDGWVVLHSVDEAVTVLKGMLDYHYALTRLKQRLTRSGPS
- a CDS encoding Zn-ribbon domain-containing OB-fold protein → MVEEVKPRIVEYELKLPFRWSMGPVATRFFEEFKNKRIMGTRCPKCRRVLVPARMFCPRCFVDTTEWVEVSDKGTIRTFTIITFSFTGQVRKPPYIVGVIDLDGADVGFTHFIGGVDLSDLEKAAREIKPGMRVQAVWREDRKGEILDIDYFKPIKE
- a CDS encoding thiamine pyrophosphate-dependent enzyme — protein: MLEKHFARRFLRERTLPTAFCPGCGCGTVINCFLKAVLELGYTDLKGFAFCSGIGCSAWIPSPYFNADSFHSLHGRAIPVAMGIKLVKPGLKVVVFGGDGDIAGIGVGHLVHAARRNVELVVIMVNNFVYGMTGGQVSPTTPLASYTTTTPYGNIEPPMDVANLVKAAGAPFVARWTTYHVYPLKESIKTALQKRCFAFIEAVSQCPTQYGRRMGFKSASEMLKWFRDNSIHVSRAQSLKPEELKNKIVVGVLEDVEKPGFVSSYYEMLQRVKGVAAG
- a CDS encoding TIGR00303 family protein, which produces MEYEKAYDIIFFHEKAKGEAFLKEIEGKKPLFICVIGSTETAKIPGISAAGKYPELTDYTPPADVELLLLGFCRCMQGVPVTPEGIPTPALITMSALKLADIPALVVNGGVKVKPHVPFLDLGGKPGGDIRTGKAVENVEEILSRAKIAGENLSKTADYLVIGESIPGGTTTALGVMLAMGIDAKGKVSSSMPNNPHELKIKTVEEGLKASKITPGSLANDPIKAISLIGDPMIPAFAGLILGAAYNVPVLVAGGTQMGAVLAVVKALDKDALRNVAVGTTRWIITDGTADLRGIVSQIAAVPILAVDLNFARSRFEGLKAYEEGAVKEGVGAGGAAISAMAKSKGSISKSALLEEIEKNYERLFSPKR
- a CDS encoding 2-oxoacid:acceptor oxidoreductase family protein, with the protein product MPQARIEVRIAGLGGQGVVLAGTILGYAAILSGKRATQIQSYGAEARGTLAWSDVIISDQPITYPLTTSCDYLVAMSQQALDANMGRLKEGGVLLVDEDLVRNVPSGGFKVYKVPATRIAEELAGRTAANMVLLGFLARLIEGLRLKAFEDAIAEEAKDVELNLKAFNVGVSLADKAGLKRL
- a CDS encoding 2-oxoacid:acceptor oxidoreductase subunit alpha gives rise to the protein MSLIRLGLDVGLRVLTGSHFWEGNVACAEGALAAGCGFFAGYPITPQSEVMERLSLRLPEVGGVFVQLEDELAAINAVLGASWAGAKSMTATSGPGFSLMQEGIGAAVMTETPCVIVDVQRVGPATGQATKGAQGDVMQARWGRHGDQMVIVLAPNSPQEMFDLTVRAFNLSEAYRVPVIVLADEAVGHMREQVYVPPPEAIEVVNRRKPKGLNEPPFGGRGPDRVPPMPSVGEGFNVPITASTHNEWGYRITADALVHRKLVTRLIEKVMANADRIIEVELQNVEDADIGVVSYGITSRSVYEAVRLAEGRGIKVGHVRLKTLWPFPEKEVKALSERVKAVVVPEMNLGQIVFEVERVSRSTCRVIPLNKIGGGELITPGEVLEAVLKAGGT
- a CDS encoding PHP domain-containing protein, giving the protein MREALPDLHVHTRFSDGRATVDEAIKTGTRRGLSLLGICDHYDPLYMKSESELRHYIATLKAYEVARGVEISIGNELPISNGLLKELDYVIAGVHRLRGIAFWGDPTPIYDGYRFVAEMLDSIKEAVEHYPVDIIAHVTWLPESVRHETRRLITEEWIRELVLVAADRGVAIEVSGVWRVPDEEVVRECIHQGVLIATGSDAHQVSQVGELTYPRELIRRLSVNRQQIFIPRRFR